In Citrus sinensis cultivar Valencia sweet orange chromosome 2, DVS_A1.0, whole genome shotgun sequence, a single genomic region encodes these proteins:
- the LOC127900344 gene encoding uncharacterized protein LOC127900344, translated as MKSHRVTAQDKYVHGEDPYFDGLLRGDGTIKHQASNPIFRGSANSGKIYRSTSDIGKTRHKTLDLDVTEKPLDTTFEDSVSDINLEPFGPSSPGIFSKIAKRSSFSFPSDHLEDSSFDIGGDLSNSIKEPIPRNLKALEQYGTSDLMLPAFSKSYSTKRTKPNLSKIPLPQSAASFYNGFSPQMEIVESCESINRLNSYLKARKDEVSAGVPGRLLHVVIGQDVCGNLP; from the exons ATGAAGTCCCACCGAGTTACCGCTCAG GATAAATATGTTCATGGGGAGGATCCGTATTTTGATGGTCTGTTAAGAGGTGATGGCACCATAAAGCATCAAGCTTCTAACCCCATCTTTCGAGGAAGTGCCAACAGTGGGAAGATTTACCGTTCCACATCTGATATTGGTAAGACAAGACATAAGACATTGGATTTAGATGTAACTGAGAAGCCCTTGGACACAACATTTGAAGATTCAGTTTCTGATATTAATCTAGAACCTTTTGGGCCGTCTTCGCCTGGGATATTttcaaagattgcaaaaaGAAGCTCGTTTTCATTCCCAAGTGATCATTTGGAGGACTCTAGCTTTGATATAGGTGGTGATCTGAGTAATTCAATTAAGGAGCCAATTCCCAGAAATTTGAAAGCACTTGAACAGTATGGTACTTCAGATTTGATGTTACCTGCATTTTCGAAATCATATAGCACAAAGAGAACTAAACCAAACTTGTCAAAGATTCCACTTCCTCAGTCTGCAGCATCTTTCTATAATGGGTTTTCACCTCAAATGGAAATTGTGGAATCATGTGAAAGCATTAACAGGCTTAATTCATATCTCAAAGCCAGAAAGGATGAAGTCAGTGCAGGTGTCCCTGGAAGATTATTACATGTTGTAATTGGACAAGATGTCTGTGGTAATCTCCCTTAA
- the LOC102609527 gene encoding uncharacterized protein LOC102609527 produces MYAFYLNLVQENELFCTVPVINMKRADLNTRAELKWLLGSCQIDLSSLIFVDEIDLSYYDLFGSLKLVLINGHKLPTRQEALKDAVVEIFNCRKGESVYPCVETVTVGEDCSCCTVVAENFALTSPQILAGQGFSRILLAGILLDTGNLTNTQCTSKDKYMATLLINGAGRFGCNGLYQILRYLMYDVSDLKVVDILRKDFKKWKTAGKQDNVASRSVLVSHIGMSSIGISTQQLLAHEDASILEIKYFQQLEKVRLLMIVSGYYDSEKNFKREILVSAESVELMRNLLTFLNSNASQLPLKVLHQSGLKEEMKAFEIDKFTSRKTIERLLEEFGGTSKTGGISLLRD; encoded by the exons ATGTATGCCTTCTACTTAAACCTAGtacaagaaaatgaattgtTCTGCACCGTGCCTGTCATCAACATGAAGAGAGCAGACTTAAATACTCGTGCTGAGCTTAAATGGTTGCTGGGTTCATGCCAAATAGACCTGTcatcattaatatttgtagATGAG ATTGATCTTTCATATTATGATCTGTTTGGAAGTCTTAAACTGGTTCTGATAAATGGTCATAAGCTCCCAACAAGACAAGAG GCTCTCAAAGATGCGGTAGTAGAAATCTTCAATTGTAGAAAG GGTGAATCTGTATATCCTTGCGTTGAGACTGTCACCGTGGGTGAG GATTGCTCGTGCTGTACTGTAGTTGCTGAAAATTTTGCACTTACTTCACCTCAGATATTGGCTGGGCAAGGATTTAGCAGAATTTTG CTAGCTGGCATCCTGTTAGACACAGGGAACTTAACAAATACTCAATGTACCTCCAAAGACAAATACATGGCTACATTGTTGATCAATGGAGCAGGTCGTTTTGGATGCAACGGTCTTTACCAAATAT TGAGATACTTGATGTACGACGTGTCTGACCTCAAAGTGGTGGATATTTTGCGCAAGGATTTCAAAAAGTGGAAAACAGCAG GTAAACAAGACAATGTTGCTTCAAGATCAGTATTGGTTTCTCACATTGGGATGAGTTCTATTGGGATTTCCACTCAGCAGCTTCTTGCACACGAGGATGCTTCAAttctagaaataaaatatttccagC AGTTGGAGAAAGTTCGTTTACTGATGATTGTTTCAGGGTATTATGATTCAGAGAAGAACTTCAAG AGAGAGATTTTGGTCTCTGCTGAATCTGTGGAGCTCATGAGGAATTTGCTCACCTTCCTCAATTCTAATGCTTCACAACTGCCACTAAAAGTTCTTCATCAGTCAG GGCTCAAAGAGGAGATGAAAGCATTTGAGATTGATAAGTTTACATCGAGGAAAACAATCGAGCGGCTTTTGGAAGAGTTTGGTGGGACATCAAAGACTGGTGGAATTTCCTTGTTAAGAGATTAA
- the LOC102608472 gene encoding probable ribose-5-phosphate isomerase 4, chloroplastic isoform X1, producing the protein MALISTSPSSLSSSSSSSAAIPHRSFITFKSNNNKVRMNKTMIRGSSSSDSSGALSNGSSVLFRAAKHTVTFLIVDTYITSGMVVGLGSGQASAMAIEYMGRQLRAGALKDVIGIPTSVASANEAAVAGIPLDQYRDTSQIDFAFDDADIIEEGTLVAVIGRQQPKGDESIIQEKSVLNAADKLVFMVSENQYKGVLDGSVPVLVQPVNWMETAEEIDDLFIGDAEIWRRASIGLAGPLGGDFPLVTKEGHHVLDIIFTSPIPSLAKVAESLDKIDGVVDHGVVSKFPNYRCAVVIASESGLSTVDNLSANTAEGLQS; encoded by the exons ATGGCATTGATCTCAACGTCACCTTCATCATTGTcgtcgtcatcatcatcatcagctgCAATCCCACATCGTTCATTTATTACTTTCAAGAGTAACAACAACAAAGTTAGAATGAACAAAACAATGATTCGGGGAAGCAGTAGCAGCGACAGCAGTGGCGCTCTTTCTAATGGCTCATCAGTGCTATTCCGTGCAGCCAAGCACACTGTAACATTCCTCATT GTTGACACTTACATTACCAGTGGCATGGTTGTTGGGTTAGGGTCTGGCCAAGCTTCTGCAATGGCCATAGAATATATGGGTCGCCAGCTTCGTGCTGGTGCTTTAAAAGATGTTATAGGGATACCCAC GTCTGTGGCTAGTGCTAATGAAGCAGCGGTGGCTGGGATTCCGTTGGATCAGTACCGAGATACTTCTCAA ATTGATTTTGCATTTGATGATGCTGATATTATTGAAGAGGGAACACTTGTTGCAGTCATTGGGCGTCAGCAACCGAAAGGTGATGAGTCCATAATCCAAGAGAAG TCTGTACTTAATGCCGCCGACAAACTGGttttcatggtatcagagaaTCAGTATAAAGGTGTTCTAGATGGTTCTGTTCCAGTTCTAGTTCAACCT GTTAACTGGATGGAAACTGCAGAAGAGATTGATGATTTGTTTATTGGTGATGCAGAG ATTTGGAGGAGAGCATCAATTGGGCTTGCAGGTCCTCTTGGAGGTGACTTCCCATTGGTTACCAAAGAAGGTCATCATGTTCTCGATATCATCTTCACATCCCCAATACCAAGCCTTG CTAAAGTAGCTGAAAGTCTTGATAAAATTGATGGAGTTGTGGATCATGGAGTCGTTTCCAAGTTCCC AAACTACAGGTGTGCAGTCGTGATTGCGTCAGAAAGTGGTTTGAGCACTGTTGATAATCTTTCAGCAAACACAGCAGAGGGGCTTCAATCATGA
- the LOC102608472 gene encoding probable ribose-5-phosphate isomerase 4, chloroplastic isoform X2 yields MALISTSPSSLSSSSSSSAAIPHRSFITFKSNNNKVRMNKTMIRGSSSSDSSGALSNGSSVLFRAAKHTVTFLIVDTYITSGMVVGLGSGQASAMAIEYMGRQLRAGALKDVIGIPTSVASANEAAVAGIPLDQYRDTSQIDFAFDDADIIEEGTLVAVIGRQQPKGDESIIQEKSVLNAADKLVFMVSENQYKGVLDGSVPVLVQPVNWMETAEEIDDLFIGDAEIWRRASIGLAGPLGGDFPLVTKEGHHVLDIIFTSPIPSLAKVAESLDKIDGVVDHGVVSKFPCAVVIASESGLSTVDNLSANTAEGLQS; encoded by the exons ATGGCATTGATCTCAACGTCACCTTCATCATTGTcgtcgtcatcatcatcatcagctgCAATCCCACATCGTTCATTTATTACTTTCAAGAGTAACAACAACAAAGTTAGAATGAACAAAACAATGATTCGGGGAAGCAGTAGCAGCGACAGCAGTGGCGCTCTTTCTAATGGCTCATCAGTGCTATTCCGTGCAGCCAAGCACACTGTAACATTCCTCATT GTTGACACTTACATTACCAGTGGCATGGTTGTTGGGTTAGGGTCTGGCCAAGCTTCTGCAATGGCCATAGAATATATGGGTCGCCAGCTTCGTGCTGGTGCTTTAAAAGATGTTATAGGGATACCCAC GTCTGTGGCTAGTGCTAATGAAGCAGCGGTGGCTGGGATTCCGTTGGATCAGTACCGAGATACTTCTCAA ATTGATTTTGCATTTGATGATGCTGATATTATTGAAGAGGGAACACTTGTTGCAGTCATTGGGCGTCAGCAACCGAAAGGTGATGAGTCCATAATCCAAGAGAAG TCTGTACTTAATGCCGCCGACAAACTGGttttcatggtatcagagaaTCAGTATAAAGGTGTTCTAGATGGTTCTGTTCCAGTTCTAGTTCAACCT GTTAACTGGATGGAAACTGCAGAAGAGATTGATGATTTGTTTATTGGTGATGCAGAG ATTTGGAGGAGAGCATCAATTGGGCTTGCAGGTCCTCTTGGAGGTGACTTCCCATTGGTTACCAAAGAAGGTCATCATGTTCTCGATATCATCTTCACATCCCCAATACCAAGCCTTG CTAAAGTAGCTGAAAGTCTTGATAAAATTGATGGAGTTGTGGATCATGGAGTCGTTTCCAAGTTCCC GTGTGCAGTCGTGATTGCGTCAGAAAGTGGTTTGAGCACTGTTGATAATCTTTCAGCAAACACAGCAGAGGGGCTTCAATCATGA
- the LOC102608472 gene encoding probable ribose-5-phosphate isomerase 4, chloroplastic isoform X3 translates to MALISTSPSSLSSSSSSSAAIPHRSFITFKSNNNKVRMNKTMIRGSSSSDSSGALSNGSSVLFRAAKHTVDTYITSGMVVGLGSGQASAMAIEYMGRQLRAGALKDVIGIPTSVASANEAAVAGIPLDQYRDTSQIDFAFDDADIIEEGTLVAVIGRQQPKGDESIIQEKSVLNAADKLVFMVSENQYKGVLDGSVPVLVQPVNWMETAEEIDDLFIGDAEIWRRASIGLAGPLGGDFPLVTKEGHHVLDIIFTSPIPSLAKVAESLDKIDGVVDHGVVSKFPNYRCAVVIASESGLSTVDNLSANTAEGLQS, encoded by the exons ATGGCATTGATCTCAACGTCACCTTCATCATTGTcgtcgtcatcatcatcatcagctgCAATCCCACATCGTTCATTTATTACTTTCAAGAGTAACAACAACAAAGTTAGAATGAACAAAACAATGATTCGGGGAAGCAGTAGCAGCGACAGCAGTGGCGCTCTTTCTAATGGCTCATCAGTGCTATTCCGTGCAGCCAAGCACACT GTTGACACTTACATTACCAGTGGCATGGTTGTTGGGTTAGGGTCTGGCCAAGCTTCTGCAATGGCCATAGAATATATGGGTCGCCAGCTTCGTGCTGGTGCTTTAAAAGATGTTATAGGGATACCCAC GTCTGTGGCTAGTGCTAATGAAGCAGCGGTGGCTGGGATTCCGTTGGATCAGTACCGAGATACTTCTCAA ATTGATTTTGCATTTGATGATGCTGATATTATTGAAGAGGGAACACTTGTTGCAGTCATTGGGCGTCAGCAACCGAAAGGTGATGAGTCCATAATCCAAGAGAAG TCTGTACTTAATGCCGCCGACAAACTGGttttcatggtatcagagaaTCAGTATAAAGGTGTTCTAGATGGTTCTGTTCCAGTTCTAGTTCAACCT GTTAACTGGATGGAAACTGCAGAAGAGATTGATGATTTGTTTATTGGTGATGCAGAG ATTTGGAGGAGAGCATCAATTGGGCTTGCAGGTCCTCTTGGAGGTGACTTCCCATTGGTTACCAAAGAAGGTCATCATGTTCTCGATATCATCTTCACATCCCCAATACCAAGCCTTG CTAAAGTAGCTGAAAGTCTTGATAAAATTGATGGAGTTGTGGATCATGGAGTCGTTTCCAAGTTCCC AAACTACAGGTGTGCAGTCGTGATTGCGTCAGAAAGTGGTTTGAGCACTGTTGATAATCTTTCAGCAAACACAGCAGAGGGGCTTCAATCATGA
- the LOC102608472 gene encoding probable ribose-5-phosphate isomerase 4, chloroplastic isoform X4 gives MALISTSPSSLSSSSSSSAAIPHRSFITFKSNNNKVRMNKTMIRGSSSSDSSGALSNGSSVLFRAAKHTVDTYITSGMVVGLGSGQASAMAIEYMGRQLRAGALKDVIGIPTSVASANEAAVAGIPLDQYRDTSQIDFAFDDADIIEEGTLVAVIGRQQPKGDESIIQEKSVLNAADKLVFMVSENQYKGVLDGSVPVLVQPVNWMETAEEIDDLFIGDAEIWRRASIGLAGPLGGDFPLVTKEGHHVLDIIFTSPIPSLAKVAESLDKIDGVVDHGVVSKFPCAVVIASESGLSTVDNLSANTAEGLQS, from the exons ATGGCATTGATCTCAACGTCACCTTCATCATTGTcgtcgtcatcatcatcatcagctgCAATCCCACATCGTTCATTTATTACTTTCAAGAGTAACAACAACAAAGTTAGAATGAACAAAACAATGATTCGGGGAAGCAGTAGCAGCGACAGCAGTGGCGCTCTTTCTAATGGCTCATCAGTGCTATTCCGTGCAGCCAAGCACACT GTTGACACTTACATTACCAGTGGCATGGTTGTTGGGTTAGGGTCTGGCCAAGCTTCTGCAATGGCCATAGAATATATGGGTCGCCAGCTTCGTGCTGGTGCTTTAAAAGATGTTATAGGGATACCCAC GTCTGTGGCTAGTGCTAATGAAGCAGCGGTGGCTGGGATTCCGTTGGATCAGTACCGAGATACTTCTCAA ATTGATTTTGCATTTGATGATGCTGATATTATTGAAGAGGGAACACTTGTTGCAGTCATTGGGCGTCAGCAACCGAAAGGTGATGAGTCCATAATCCAAGAGAAG TCTGTACTTAATGCCGCCGACAAACTGGttttcatggtatcagagaaTCAGTATAAAGGTGTTCTAGATGGTTCTGTTCCAGTTCTAGTTCAACCT GTTAACTGGATGGAAACTGCAGAAGAGATTGATGATTTGTTTATTGGTGATGCAGAG ATTTGGAGGAGAGCATCAATTGGGCTTGCAGGTCCTCTTGGAGGTGACTTCCCATTGGTTACCAAAGAAGGTCATCATGTTCTCGATATCATCTTCACATCCCCAATACCAAGCCTTG CTAAAGTAGCTGAAAGTCTTGATAAAATTGATGGAGTTGTGGATCATGGAGTCGTTTCCAAGTTCCC GTGTGCAGTCGTGATTGCGTCAGAAAGTGGTTTGAGCACTGTTGATAATCTTTCAGCAAACACAGCAGAGGGGCTTCAATCATGA